A segment of the Natrinema sp. SYSU A 869 genome:
GCTAGCCATATTTGCCGACCTCGTGGCTTACCGAATTACCCCTCAATAATAAAGGTATTTATCGATCAATTGTATTATATATCGGCTGGAGAAACAGGTGAAATGGACATATCATCGTCTCTCCGACCCATATGGCGCAGAATACGGCCACGAAGGCGTGACAAGTTTTAATAGAGGGTCCGAGAATATCTGCCCAGAGGAAGTTGCACGAGAACGGTGTGCGGCCGCGCTCGGCATACGTCCTCGTGTTGGCACTGTCCGAACGATATCGACGGTGTCGACACCGACAGAAGTCACAAACCATGAGAATGAGATACTGCACGCGGTACGTGAGTCGAATCGCATCGATGACTGGCTATTGGAGAGGATATTGATAACAATGAACACAAGCACACTGACAGACGTTGGGTCGGTCGAGGTACGGGAGCGTGACCGGCCGGTTCCGGCCGACAACGAGTTACTGGTTCAGGTCGGCGCTTGCGGCGTCTGTATGACTGACTATCACATGTATCATGGCTCGTTTGCCGCGGAGACGCCACTCGTGTTAGGCCATGAAAGCGCCGGGACAGTCGCTGAGGTCGGTGAAGACGTTACCGGGTACGAGACTGGTGATCGGGTCGCGATCAACCCGACTATTCCGTGTAACGCCTGTACGTACTGCAAGCGCGGCGAGACTCACCTCTGTGAGAACAACACGAGCATCGGTGGGGCTGCCGACAGCGTCATCGACGGTGCATTCGCCGAGTACGTTCGAGTCCCGCAGACAAACGTCGAAGCGATCGGTGATATGTCGTTCGAGCGAGCAGCACTGGCCGAACCGTTGGCCTGCTGTCTCCATGGACTCGATCAGGTCGACTGTGATCCGGGTGACAGCGTCGCTATCATCGGCGCGGGTCCGATCGGGCTGCTCTTGCTTCAGGTATTTCGAAGCGTCGGTGCCGCACCGGTTATCGTCTCGGAACTCGACGAAACGCGGCGTGAAATCGCATCGGAACTCGGTGCGGATGCTGTTATCGACCCCGAGGACACCGATGACCCGGTCACAGCTATCCAGACGGCCGCGGGCGGACCCGTCGACGTCGGCGTTGAGGCCATCGGGCTCGTCCCGACAATTGAACAGGCCAACGCAGTGACCGCGAAGGGCGGGTCGACGCTCATTTTCGGCGTTCCAGACCAGGACGATACGCTGGAAATCAGCCCCTTCGATGTCTTCTTCGACGAGGTAGGCTATCAGGGTTCATACTCGCTGACGACCGAGGATTTCGAGCGAGCGGTCATACTACTCGAAAATGGGCGGATCGAGGCAGACCCTCTCATTACCGATCGAATTAGTCTCGAAGACCTGCCGACAGCGTTCGACCGTATGGAG
Coding sequences within it:
- a CDS encoding zinc-dependent alcohol dehydrogenase family protein produces the protein MNTSTLTDVGSVEVRERDRPVPADNELLVQVGACGVCMTDYHMYHGSFAAETPLVLGHESAGTVAEVGEDVTGYETGDRVAINPTIPCNACTYCKRGETHLCENNTSIGGAADSVIDGAFAEYVRVPQTNVEAIGDMSFERAALAEPLACCLHGLDQVDCDPGDSVAIIGAGPIGLLLLQVFRSVGAAPVIVSELDETRREIASELGADAVIDPEDTDDPVTAIQTAAGGPVDVGVEAIGLVPTIEQANAVTAKGGSTLIFGVPDQDDTLEISPFDVFFDEVGYQGSYSLTTEDFERAVILLENGRIEADPLITDRISLEDLPTAFDRMENGDGLKHVVIPDSK